One Platichthys flesus chromosome 14, fPlaFle2.1, whole genome shotgun sequence genomic region harbors:
- the LOC133968131 gene encoding uncharacterized protein LOC133968131, translated as MRLEINLVFVVLVLLLTGSTQTRGQSSALPPVLPGSHTGTSASPDRVTGDPGNEGPQGTRDPAGKDETSTETITRAEGTVRSDNVTDAAFKSHLLSTSSPAAASAHTDGAVVMKAHTGASSSPAGAHSLSSRPMAQSPTPLHHVSTTEDRKPPATDPTATFSSQPAHTVPIMSSTTQSQAKSKPTGRPPTSAPVPVGPKHREAPSELNVGDEELRGPRFHPSSRLDPLLAGLLSVFIVTTAIVFVVLFLKLRQRTNHPEFHRLQDLPMDDLMEDTPLSRYTY; from the exons ATGAGATTAGAAATCAACTTGGTGTTCGTCGTGTTGGTGCTGCTGCTTACCGGCTCAACGCAGACAAGAG GTCAGAGCAGTGCTTTGCCCCCTGTCCTCCCTGGGAGTCATACCGGCACCTCAGCATCTCCTGACCGTGTGACAGGGGATCCTGGGAATGAGGGCCCGCAGGGGACACGTGATCCTGCAGGAAAGGATGAAACCTCCACTGAAACCATCACCAGGGCTGAAGGAACAGTCAGATCAGATAATGTCACTGATGCAGCATTTAAATCCCACTTGTTGAGCACAagctctccagctgcagcatctGCACACACGGATGGAGCCGTGGTCATGAAGGCTCACACAggtgcttcctcttctccag CTGGCGCCCACAGCCTTTCATCCAGGCCTATGGCGCAGAGCCCCACCCCTCTGCATCACGTCTCAACCACTGAGGACAGGAAGCCCCCGGCCACAGATCCCACAGCCACCTTTTCATCTCAGCCAGCCCACACAGTGCCGATTATGAGCTCCACCACCCAGTCACAGGCCAAATCCAAGCCCACAGGCCGCCCTCCCACctcagctccagtccctgtGGGGCCAAAACACCGGGAGGCCCCATCTGAACTCAACGTTGGAGATGAAG AGCTCAGGGGGCCCCGGTTCCACCCGAGCTCCCGTTTAGACCCCCTGCTTGCTGGTCTGCTGTCAGTGTTCATCGTCACCACTGCCATCGTATTTGTCGTCCTCTTCTTGAAGCTCCGCCAGCGGACAAACCACCCCGAGTTTCATCGGCTGCAGGATCTCCCCATG GACGATTTGATGGAGGACACACCGCTCTCCAGATACACTTACTGA
- the LOC133968129 gene encoding importin-13-like isoform X2: MEPPDNPGESPVELTVENVESALYQLYFDPDMERKNVAQKWLTQAQGSAQAWQFCWALLSPDKLPEVQFFGASTLHTKISRHWSDLPADQHDTLRMQLLSHILHFSSGPRMVLTRLCVSLASMALNLIPQAWSHPVADMVRAFQPQKPAFEGGSGAEAPQDPQAHCLALLELLTVLPEEFQCSRLAQARRTQLRGALSAEWAVVCPMLRQLLQSQDSSNQVKEKVLRCLSSWVALDVPLGESHELVQDCFAALSNPELFDTAVETIVNALSQPDCQRHTDALVNLMPLVLGLHDQLKTAAQDGDMETSHGICRIAVAMGETHSRVLLEQLDHWQEYLALVNMILYCTGIPGHYPVTETTSSLTLTFWYSLQDDILSFEEEKQAVYLQVYRPVYFQLVDVLLQKSHYPSQEEFTSWSSDDKEQFRIYRVDISDTLMYVYEMLGAELLSNLYDRLGRQLMDPQQSAIWQDTEALLFGFQSIAETIDVNYSDVIPGLIGLIPRINISNVMLADTVMYTIGSLAEWLADHPVMLGGILPMVLQGLVKAELSVSSVSTLKRICRECRHDLSPYAQDILSVSQDALIKEIHKSSQCMWLMQALGFLLSALPADEILARLHSLITPHIQRLDTLAQHEPDPTNKPSIVHILGMMSSLFTTLDINRQADDLEGTPSPRLTPSQSPVVVVLQQVFTLIQTILSKWLDDSEVVEAVCGVFDKSVRTLLHDFGPMVSQLSEMLGQIYSAYPQASALDLARQMVHIFAGDDHHSSNIRGLSEVLTTATLSIFQQGPRDHPDIAESFMHLHAQILKRKPDLYLSDQLDKKALFYCGILSLKFPETPTVKAASLFFSCCLAVKTCHVSVKCCRGMESS, encoded by the exons ATGGAGCCTCCGGACAACCCGGGAGAGAGCCCGGTGGAGTTAACGGTGGAGAATGTGGAATCG GCTCTCTACCAGCTCTACTTTGATCCCGACATGGAGCGTAAGAACGTGGCCCAGAAGTGGCTGACCCAGGCCCAGGGCTCCGCACAGGCCTGGCAGTTCTGCTGGGCCCTGCTCAGCCCGGACAAG CTCCCGGAGGTTCAGTTTTTTGGAGCCAGCACCCTCCACACCAAGATCTCCCGCCACTGGAGCGACCTCCCCGCTGACCAGCATGACACCCTCAGGATGCAGCTCCTCTCCCACATCTTGCACTTCTCCTCGGGGCCCAGAATGGTGCTGACTCGCCTGTGTGTCTCCCTGGCTTCCATGGCTCTTAACCTAATCCCCCAGGCGTGGTCTCATCCGGTGGCGGACATGGTGAGGGCATTCCAGCCACAGAAACCAGCTTTTGAAGGGGGCTCTGGTGCCGAGGCCCCTCAGGACCCCCAGGCCCACTGCCTGGCGCTGCTGGAGCTCCTCACCGTGCTCCCTGAGGAGTTCCAGTGCAGCCGGCTGGCTCAGGCTCGCCGCACGCAGCTGAGAGGGGCCCTGTCTGCGGAGTGGGCGGTGGTGTGTCCCATGCTgcgtcagctcctccagagccagGACTCCTCCAACCAGGTGAAGGAGAAGGTGCTGCGCTGCCTTTCCAGCTGGGTGGCGCTGGACGTGCCGTTGGGGGAGAGTCACGAGCTGGTGCAGGACTGTTTCGCCGCGCTGTCCAATCCCGAGCTGTTTGACACGGCCGTGGAGACGATAGTAAACGCCCTGTCACAGCCTGACTGCCAGAG gcaTACCGACGCTCTGGTGAACCTGATGCCTCTGGTGCTGGGTCTCCATGACCAGCTGAAGACTGCGGCTCAGGACGGGGACATGGAAACCTCACATGGGATCTGTCGTATCGCTGTTGCCATGGGAGAAACACACTCCAG GGTTTTATTGGAACAGTTGGATCACTGGCAGGAGTATCTGGCTTTGGTCAACATGATCCTGTACTGCACCGGTATCCCTGGTCATTACCCGGTCACCGAGACCACCAGCTCCCTCACACTCACCTTCTGGTACTCTCTGCAG GATGACATTTTGTCGTtcgaggaggagaaacaggcaGTTTATCTCCAGGTTTACAGACCAGTTTACTTCCAGCTCGTGGATGTGCTGCTACAAAAATCCCACTATCCCTCGCAGGAGGAATTCACCTCCTGGTCGTCTGATGACAAGGAGCAGTTCAGAATCTACAG GGTGGACATctctgacactctgatgtacgTCTATGAAATGTTGGGGGCCGAGCTGCTCAGTAACCTCTACGACAGGCTGGGCAGGCAGCTGATGGACCCACAGCAGTCTGCAATATGGCAG GACACGGAGGCCCTGCTGTTTGGCTTCCAGTCCATAGCTGAGACCATAGATGTGAACTACTCTGATGTTATCCCAGGTCTTATCGGCCTGATTCCCAGAATCAACATCAGCAACGTCATGCTGGCCGACACTGTCATGTACACCATTG GATCCCTGGCTGAGTGGCTGGCCGACCACCCGGTGATGCTGGGCGGCATATTACCCATGGTGCTCCAGGGTCTCGTGAAGGCGGAGCTGTCTGTGTCCAGTGTGTCTACTCTGAAGAGGATCTGCAGAGAGTGCAGACATGACCTCAGCCCCTACGCTCAGGACATCCTGTCTGTGTCACAG GATGCACTGATTAAAGAAATCCATAAG AGCAGCCAGTGCATGTGGCTGATGCAGGCTCTGGGTTTCCTGCTGTCGGCCCTGCCAGCAGACGAGATCCTGGCCCGACTTCACTCTCTCATCACCCCTCACATCCAGCGGCTGGACACACTGGCCCAGCACGAG CCTGATCCCACTAATAAACCGTCCATTGTGCACATCCTGGGGATGATGTCCAGTCTCTTCACCACTCTGGACATCAACAGACAAGCAGACGACCTAGAAGGAACACCCAGTCCCAGACTCACACCCTCACAGAGCCCA GTTGTGGTTGTGCTTCAACAAGTGTTCACACTGATCCAGACCATCCTCAGCAAGTGGCTTGATGACTCCGAGGTGGTGGAG GCGGTGTGTGGCGTCTTTGATAAATCCGTTCGAACCCTCCTACATGATTTCGGGCCCATGGTGTCTCAGCTGAGCGAGATGCTGGGGCAGATCTACAGCGCCTACCCACAAGCCTCTGCACTGGACCTGGCGCGGCag aTGGTTCACATATTTGCAGGAGACGACCATCACAGCTCGAACATCAGAGGCCTCAGTGAAGTCTTGACTACTGCTACGCTCTCAATATTTCAACAAG GTCCACGGGATCATCCTGATATAGCAGAATCATTTATGCACCTCCATGCTCAG ATTCTTAAAAGAAAACCTGATTTGTACCTGTCTGATCAGCTGGATAAAAAAGCTCTGTTTTACTGTG GGATTTTATCACTCAAGTTTCCAGAGACGCCCACAGTAAAAGCTGCCAGTCTATTCTTT AGCTGCTGCCTCGCTGTAAAGACATGCCATGTCTCGGTGAAGTGTTGCAGAGGGATGGAAAGCTCCTGA
- the LOC133968129 gene encoding importin-13-like isoform X1 — protein sequence MEPPDNPGESPVELTVENVESALYQLYFDPDMERKNVAQKWLTQAQGSAQAWQFCWALLSPDKLPEVQFFGASTLHTKISRHWSDLPADQHDTLRMQLLSHILHFSSGPRMVLTRLCVSLASMALNLIPQAWSHPVADMVRAFQPQKPAFEGGSGAEAPQDPQAHCLALLELLTVLPEEFQCSRLAQARRTQLRGALSAEWAVVCPMLRQLLQSQDSSNQVKEKVLRCLSSWVALDVPLGESHELVQDCFAALSNPELFDTAVETIVNALSQPDCQRHTDALVNLMPLVLGLHDQLKTAAQDGDMETSHGICRIAVAMGETHSRVLLEQLDHWQEYLALVNMILYCTGIPGHYPVTETTSSLTLTFWYSLQDDILSFEEEKQAVYLQVYRPVYFQLVDVLLQKSHYPSQEEFTSWSSDDKEQFRIYRVDISDTLMYVYEMLGAELLSNLYDRLGRQLMDPQQSAIWQDTEALLFGFQSIAETIDVNYSDVIPGLIGLIPRINISNVMLADTVMYTIGSLAEWLADHPVMLGGILPMVLQGLVKAELSVSSVSTLKRICRECRHDLSPYAQDILSVSQDALIKEIHKSSQCMWLMQALGFLLSALPADEILARLHSLITPHIQRLDTLAQHEPDPTNKPSIVHILGMMSSLFTTLDINRQADDLEGTPSPRLTPSQSPVVVVLQQVFTLIQTILSKWLDDSEVVEAVCGVFDKSVRTLLHDFGPMVSQLSEMLGQIYSAYPQASALDLARQMVHIFAGDDHHSSNIRGLSEVLTTATLSIFQQGPRDHPDIAESFMHLHAQILKRKPDLYLSDQLDKKALFYCGILSLKFPETPTVKAASLFFTELLPRCKDMPCLGEVLQRDGKLLTETILQAVGGGSPRSLTEHFSEVLLSLNRHCPALLSQWLKDTLQSPGFPSAQVSTEQKHTFTQQLLREQTNKRRVKEIVKEFSLLCRGLQGSGYSEY from the exons ATGGAGCCTCCGGACAACCCGGGAGAGAGCCCGGTGGAGTTAACGGTGGAGAATGTGGAATCG GCTCTCTACCAGCTCTACTTTGATCCCGACATGGAGCGTAAGAACGTGGCCCAGAAGTGGCTGACCCAGGCCCAGGGCTCCGCACAGGCCTGGCAGTTCTGCTGGGCCCTGCTCAGCCCGGACAAG CTCCCGGAGGTTCAGTTTTTTGGAGCCAGCACCCTCCACACCAAGATCTCCCGCCACTGGAGCGACCTCCCCGCTGACCAGCATGACACCCTCAGGATGCAGCTCCTCTCCCACATCTTGCACTTCTCCTCGGGGCCCAGAATGGTGCTGACTCGCCTGTGTGTCTCCCTGGCTTCCATGGCTCTTAACCTAATCCCCCAGGCGTGGTCTCATCCGGTGGCGGACATGGTGAGGGCATTCCAGCCACAGAAACCAGCTTTTGAAGGGGGCTCTGGTGCCGAGGCCCCTCAGGACCCCCAGGCCCACTGCCTGGCGCTGCTGGAGCTCCTCACCGTGCTCCCTGAGGAGTTCCAGTGCAGCCGGCTGGCTCAGGCTCGCCGCACGCAGCTGAGAGGGGCCCTGTCTGCGGAGTGGGCGGTGGTGTGTCCCATGCTgcgtcagctcctccagagccagGACTCCTCCAACCAGGTGAAGGAGAAGGTGCTGCGCTGCCTTTCCAGCTGGGTGGCGCTGGACGTGCCGTTGGGGGAGAGTCACGAGCTGGTGCAGGACTGTTTCGCCGCGCTGTCCAATCCCGAGCTGTTTGACACGGCCGTGGAGACGATAGTAAACGCCCTGTCACAGCCTGACTGCCAGAG gcaTACCGACGCTCTGGTGAACCTGATGCCTCTGGTGCTGGGTCTCCATGACCAGCTGAAGACTGCGGCTCAGGACGGGGACATGGAAACCTCACATGGGATCTGTCGTATCGCTGTTGCCATGGGAGAAACACACTCCAG GGTTTTATTGGAACAGTTGGATCACTGGCAGGAGTATCTGGCTTTGGTCAACATGATCCTGTACTGCACCGGTATCCCTGGTCATTACCCGGTCACCGAGACCACCAGCTCCCTCACACTCACCTTCTGGTACTCTCTGCAG GATGACATTTTGTCGTtcgaggaggagaaacaggcaGTTTATCTCCAGGTTTACAGACCAGTTTACTTCCAGCTCGTGGATGTGCTGCTACAAAAATCCCACTATCCCTCGCAGGAGGAATTCACCTCCTGGTCGTCTGATGACAAGGAGCAGTTCAGAATCTACAG GGTGGACATctctgacactctgatgtacgTCTATGAAATGTTGGGGGCCGAGCTGCTCAGTAACCTCTACGACAGGCTGGGCAGGCAGCTGATGGACCCACAGCAGTCTGCAATATGGCAG GACACGGAGGCCCTGCTGTTTGGCTTCCAGTCCATAGCTGAGACCATAGATGTGAACTACTCTGATGTTATCCCAGGTCTTATCGGCCTGATTCCCAGAATCAACATCAGCAACGTCATGCTGGCCGACACTGTCATGTACACCATTG GATCCCTGGCTGAGTGGCTGGCCGACCACCCGGTGATGCTGGGCGGCATATTACCCATGGTGCTCCAGGGTCTCGTGAAGGCGGAGCTGTCTGTGTCCAGTGTGTCTACTCTGAAGAGGATCTGCAGAGAGTGCAGACATGACCTCAGCCCCTACGCTCAGGACATCCTGTCTGTGTCACAG GATGCACTGATTAAAGAAATCCATAAG AGCAGCCAGTGCATGTGGCTGATGCAGGCTCTGGGTTTCCTGCTGTCGGCCCTGCCAGCAGACGAGATCCTGGCCCGACTTCACTCTCTCATCACCCCTCACATCCAGCGGCTGGACACACTGGCCCAGCACGAG CCTGATCCCACTAATAAACCGTCCATTGTGCACATCCTGGGGATGATGTCCAGTCTCTTCACCACTCTGGACATCAACAGACAAGCAGACGACCTAGAAGGAACACCCAGTCCCAGACTCACACCCTCACAGAGCCCA GTTGTGGTTGTGCTTCAACAAGTGTTCACACTGATCCAGACCATCCTCAGCAAGTGGCTTGATGACTCCGAGGTGGTGGAG GCGGTGTGTGGCGTCTTTGATAAATCCGTTCGAACCCTCCTACATGATTTCGGGCCCATGGTGTCTCAGCTGAGCGAGATGCTGGGGCAGATCTACAGCGCCTACCCACAAGCCTCTGCACTGGACCTGGCGCGGCag aTGGTTCACATATTTGCAGGAGACGACCATCACAGCTCGAACATCAGAGGCCTCAGTGAAGTCTTGACTACTGCTACGCTCTCAATATTTCAACAAG GTCCACGGGATCATCCTGATATAGCAGAATCATTTATGCACCTCCATGCTCAG ATTCTTAAAAGAAAACCTGATTTGTACCTGTCTGATCAGCTGGATAAAAAAGCTCTGTTTTACTGTG GGATTTTATCACTCAAGTTTCCAGAGACGCCCACAGTAAAAGCTGCCAGTCTATTCTTT ACAGAGCTGCTGCCTCGCTGTAAAGACATGCCATGTCTCGGTGAAGTGTTGCAGAGGGATGGAAAGCTCCTGACAGAGACCATACTCCAG GCGGTCGGAGGCGGCTCTCCTCGCAGTCTGACGGAGCATTTCTCTGAGGTGCTGCTGAGTCTGAACAGACACTGTCCTGCTCTGTTGTCCCAGTGGCTGAAAGACACGCTGCAGAGCCCAGGATTCCCCTCGGCTCAGGTCTCcacagaacagaaacacaccttCACTCAGCAGCTCCTCAG GGAGCAAACCAACAAGCGTCGTGTGAAGGAGATAGTGAAGGagttctctctgctctgtcgaGGCCTGCAGGGCTCTGGATACTCGGAGTACTAG